The Mercurialis annua linkage group LG2, ddMerAnnu1.2, whole genome shotgun sequence genome contains a region encoding:
- the LOC126669129 gene encoding protein trichome birefringence-like 16 isoform X2: protein MKGGGGFSRIWGKEFSLLLIVLIGAIILLWAWDRTPFLATLLPPKPQLQLQIFQEPNLHTSKGLDATNQTPVSSNSSRSPVQEEEDTETKGHQVVEGGKNGSVESFIVTETKGKHSDYEAEHISKGKEQALDFTETESSANASSSVTNPEVQDYKVEESEENSSAKNSTKSEADENHNKIRGDEDLKENYQPGAPLDSAYTSPLQRGQAKKNFTTVAETEQEHISEGKEQVLDFTATESSANASSSVTNPEVQDNKVEESEENSSAKNSTKSEADEKHQKIRGDKDVKENYQLGGSIDSANTSFLQGGQAKNFTTIVVTEQEHISKGKDQALDFTATESSANASSSVTNTEVQDSKVEELEENSSANNSTKSKGDEKHSKVRGDEDVKENYQLGAPIDSANTSFLQGGQAKKNFTTIVVTEQACNYAKGKWVVDDSRPLYSGFDCKQWLAPMWACRLMQRTDFSYEKLRWQPKSCEMESFEGTKFLKRMQGRTLAFVGDSLGRQQFQSFMCMITGGKESPDVHDVGIEYGLAKPQGGVRPNGWAYRFPTTNTTVLYYWSACLCDLEPINIKNPVTDYAMHLDRPPSFLRQFLKKIDVLVLNTGHHWNRGKIKANRWVMHVGGKPNTNKKLAMIGDAKNFTIHSIIDWVNKQLPKNPQLKAFYRSISPRHFVNGDWNTGGSCDNTTPMSIGKEVLQDESSDYSAGRAVKGTGVKLLDVTALSQLRDEGHISSYSITATPGVQDCLHWCLPGVPDTWNEILFAQINSPEVQNE from the exons ATGAAAGGAGGAGGAGGGTTTTCAAGAATTTGGGGAAAAGAATTCTCTCTTCTACTGATTGTTTTAATTGGAgcaataattttattatgggCATGGGATAGGACTCCTTTTCTTGCTACTTTACTTCCACCTAAACCGCAATTGCAGTTGCAGATATTTCAAG AACCAAATTTACATACAAGCAAAGGTTTAGATGCTACAAATCAGACTCCTGTAAGCAGCAATTCTTCAAGAAGTCCTGTTCAAGAAGAAG AGGATACAGAAACAAAAGGTCACCAGGTTGTGGAAGGTGGAAAAAATGGCTCTGTAGAAAGTTTTATTGTGACAGAGACCAAAGGAAAGCATAGCGATTATGAAGCAGAGCATATTTCTAAAGGAAAAGAGCAGGCTCTGGATTTTACGGAAACAGAGTCTTCTGCAAATGCAAGCTCTTCTGTAACTAACCCCGAAGTTCAAGACTATAAGGTAGAGGAATCAGAAGAAAATAGCAGTGCTAAGAATTCTACGAAGTCTGAAGCAGATGAAAACCATAACAAGATCAGAGGAGATGAAGATCTGAAAGAAAATTATCAACCAGGGGCACCCTTAGATTCTGCATATACAAGCCCTTTACAGAGGGGACAAGCTAAGAAGAACTTTACAACGGTTGCTGAGACTGAGCAAg AACATATTTCTGAAGGAAAAGAGCAGGTTCTGGATTTTACGGCAACAGAGTCTTCTGCAAATGCAAGCTCTTCTGTAACTAACCCCGAAGTTCAAGACAATAAGGTAGAGGAATCAGAAGAAAATAGCAGTGCTAAGAATTCTACCAAGTCTGAAGCAGATGAAAAGCATCAAAAGATCAGAGGAGATAAAGATGTGAAAGAAAATTATCAACTAGGGGGATCCATAGATTCTGCAAATACAAGCTTTTTACAGGGGGGACAAGCTAAGAACTTTACCACTATTGTTGTGACTGAGCAAG AACATATTTCTAAAGGAAAAGACCAGGCTCTGGATTTTACGGCAACAGAGTCTTCTGCAAATGCGAGCTCTTCTGTAACTAACACCGAAGTTCAAGACAGTAAGGTAGAGGAATTAGAAGAAAATAGCAGTGCTAATAATTCTACCAAGTCTAAAGGAGATGAAAAGCATAGCAAGGTCAGAGGAGATGAAGATGTGAAAGAAAATTATCAACTAGGGGCACCCATAGATTCTGCAAATACAAGCTTTTTACAGGGGGGACAAGCTAAAAAGAACTTTACTACTATTGTTGTGACTGAGCAAG CCTGTAATTACGCAAAAGGAAAATGGGTCGTTGATGATAGCCGACCTTTGTATTCTGGGTTTGATTGTAAACAATGGCTGGCTCCAATGTGGGCCTGTCGGTTGATGCAACGTACAGATTTTTCTTATGAAAAGCTACGGTGGCAACCAAAGAGCTGTGAAATGGAGTCGTTTGAAGGGACTAAATTCTTGAAGAG GATGCAAGGGAGGACTCTAGCTTTTGTTGGAGATTCACTAGGAAGACAGCAATTCCAGTCTTTTATGTGCATGATCACGGGTGGAAAGGAGAGTCCTGATGTACATGATGTAGGAATTGAGTATGGACTTGCCAAACCTCAGGGTGGTGTCCGCCCTAATGGGTGGGCCTATCGGTTTCCAACTACCAATACTACTGTTCTTTATTACTGGTCAGCTTGCCTTTGTGACTTGGAACCTATCAATATCAAAAACCCAGTCACTGATTATGCCATGCATCTTGATCGGCCACCTTCATTTTTGCGCcagtttcttaaaaaaatagacGTCCTTGTTCTCAATACTGGGCATCACTGGAATCGTGGGAAGATCAAGGCAAATCGCTGGGTCATGCATGTGGGTGGAAAGCCTAACACCAACAAGAAGTTAGCAATGATTGGGGATGCCAAAAATTTCACAATCCACAGTATTATTGACTGGGTGAATAAGCAGCTCCCGAAAAATCCACAATTAAAAGCCTTCTACCGGAGCATCTCACCAAGACATTTTGTTAACGGCGACTGGAACACTGGAGGAAGCTGCGACAACACAACCCCTATGTCCATAGGGAAGGAGGTTTTGCAAGATGAATCTAGTGATTATAGTGCTGGCCGTGCAGTTAAGGGGACGGGAGTTAAGCTCTTGGACGTAACAGCTTTGTCCCAACTCAGAGATGAGGGTCACATATCAAGTTATAGCATTACTGCCACACCGGGAGTGCAGGATTGCTTACATTGGTGTCTACCCGGTGTTCCTGATACATGGAATGAAATCCTTTTCGCACAAATTAATTCGCCAGAAGTGCAGAATGAATAA
- the LOC126669129 gene encoding protein trichome birefringence-like 16 isoform X1: MKGGGGFSRIWGKEFSLLLIVLIGAIILLWAWDRTPFLATLLPPKPQLQLQIFQEPNLHTSKGLDATNQTPVSSNSSRSPVQEEEPSPIAEDTETKGHQVVEGGKNGSVESFIVTETKGKHSDYEAEHISKGKEQALDFTETESSANASSSVTNPEVQDYKVEESEENSSAKNSTKSEADENHNKIRGDEDLKENYQPGAPLDSAYTSPLQRGQAKKNFTTVAETEQEHISEGKEQVLDFTATESSANASSSVTNPEVQDNKVEESEENSSAKNSTKSEADEKHQKIRGDKDVKENYQLGGSIDSANTSFLQGGQAKNFTTIVVTEQEHISKGKDQALDFTATESSANASSSVTNTEVQDSKVEELEENSSANNSTKSKGDEKHSKVRGDEDVKENYQLGAPIDSANTSFLQGGQAKKNFTTIVVTEQACNYAKGKWVVDDSRPLYSGFDCKQWLAPMWACRLMQRTDFSYEKLRWQPKSCEMESFEGTKFLKRMQGRTLAFVGDSLGRQQFQSFMCMITGGKESPDVHDVGIEYGLAKPQGGVRPNGWAYRFPTTNTTVLYYWSACLCDLEPINIKNPVTDYAMHLDRPPSFLRQFLKKIDVLVLNTGHHWNRGKIKANRWVMHVGGKPNTNKKLAMIGDAKNFTIHSIIDWVNKQLPKNPQLKAFYRSISPRHFVNGDWNTGGSCDNTTPMSIGKEVLQDESSDYSAGRAVKGTGVKLLDVTALSQLRDEGHISSYSITATPGVQDCLHWCLPGVPDTWNEILFAQINSPEVQNE, translated from the exons ATGAAAGGAGGAGGAGGGTTTTCAAGAATTTGGGGAAAAGAATTCTCTCTTCTACTGATTGTTTTAATTGGAgcaataattttattatgggCATGGGATAGGACTCCTTTTCTTGCTACTTTACTTCCACCTAAACCGCAATTGCAGTTGCAGATATTTCAAG AACCAAATTTACATACAAGCAAAGGTTTAGATGCTACAAATCAGACTCCTGTAAGCAGCAATTCTTCAAGAAGTCCTGTTCAAGAAGAAG AACCTTCTCCGATTGCAGAGGATACAGAAACAAAAGGTCACCAGGTTGTGGAAGGTGGAAAAAATGGCTCTGTAGAAAGTTTTATTGTGACAGAGACCAAAGGAAAGCATAGCGATTATGAAGCAGAGCATATTTCTAAAGGAAAAGAGCAGGCTCTGGATTTTACGGAAACAGAGTCTTCTGCAAATGCAAGCTCTTCTGTAACTAACCCCGAAGTTCAAGACTATAAGGTAGAGGAATCAGAAGAAAATAGCAGTGCTAAGAATTCTACGAAGTCTGAAGCAGATGAAAACCATAACAAGATCAGAGGAGATGAAGATCTGAAAGAAAATTATCAACCAGGGGCACCCTTAGATTCTGCATATACAAGCCCTTTACAGAGGGGACAAGCTAAGAAGAACTTTACAACGGTTGCTGAGACTGAGCAAg AACATATTTCTGAAGGAAAAGAGCAGGTTCTGGATTTTACGGCAACAGAGTCTTCTGCAAATGCAAGCTCTTCTGTAACTAACCCCGAAGTTCAAGACAATAAGGTAGAGGAATCAGAAGAAAATAGCAGTGCTAAGAATTCTACCAAGTCTGAAGCAGATGAAAAGCATCAAAAGATCAGAGGAGATAAAGATGTGAAAGAAAATTATCAACTAGGGGGATCCATAGATTCTGCAAATACAAGCTTTTTACAGGGGGGACAAGCTAAGAACTTTACCACTATTGTTGTGACTGAGCAAG AACATATTTCTAAAGGAAAAGACCAGGCTCTGGATTTTACGGCAACAGAGTCTTCTGCAAATGCGAGCTCTTCTGTAACTAACACCGAAGTTCAAGACAGTAAGGTAGAGGAATTAGAAGAAAATAGCAGTGCTAATAATTCTACCAAGTCTAAAGGAGATGAAAAGCATAGCAAGGTCAGAGGAGATGAAGATGTGAAAGAAAATTATCAACTAGGGGCACCCATAGATTCTGCAAATACAAGCTTTTTACAGGGGGGACAAGCTAAAAAGAACTTTACTACTATTGTTGTGACTGAGCAAG CCTGTAATTACGCAAAAGGAAAATGGGTCGTTGATGATAGCCGACCTTTGTATTCTGGGTTTGATTGTAAACAATGGCTGGCTCCAATGTGGGCCTGTCGGTTGATGCAACGTACAGATTTTTCTTATGAAAAGCTACGGTGGCAACCAAAGAGCTGTGAAATGGAGTCGTTTGAAGGGACTAAATTCTTGAAGAG GATGCAAGGGAGGACTCTAGCTTTTGTTGGAGATTCACTAGGAAGACAGCAATTCCAGTCTTTTATGTGCATGATCACGGGTGGAAAGGAGAGTCCTGATGTACATGATGTAGGAATTGAGTATGGACTTGCCAAACCTCAGGGTGGTGTCCGCCCTAATGGGTGGGCCTATCGGTTTCCAACTACCAATACTACTGTTCTTTATTACTGGTCAGCTTGCCTTTGTGACTTGGAACCTATCAATATCAAAAACCCAGTCACTGATTATGCCATGCATCTTGATCGGCCACCTTCATTTTTGCGCcagtttcttaaaaaaatagacGTCCTTGTTCTCAATACTGGGCATCACTGGAATCGTGGGAAGATCAAGGCAAATCGCTGGGTCATGCATGTGGGTGGAAAGCCTAACACCAACAAGAAGTTAGCAATGATTGGGGATGCCAAAAATTTCACAATCCACAGTATTATTGACTGGGTGAATAAGCAGCTCCCGAAAAATCCACAATTAAAAGCCTTCTACCGGAGCATCTCACCAAGACATTTTGTTAACGGCGACTGGAACACTGGAGGAAGCTGCGACAACACAACCCCTATGTCCATAGGGAAGGAGGTTTTGCAAGATGAATCTAGTGATTATAGTGCTGGCCGTGCAGTTAAGGGGACGGGAGTTAAGCTCTTGGACGTAACAGCTTTGTCCCAACTCAGAGATGAGGGTCACATATCAAGTTATAGCATTACTGCCACACCGGGAGTGCAGGATTGCTTACATTGGTGTCTACCCGGTGTTCCTGATACATGGAATGAAATCCTTTTCGCACAAATTAATTCGCCAGAAGTGCAGAATGAATAA
- the LOC126669129 gene encoding protein trichome birefringence-like 16 isoform X3, with product MKGGGGFSRIWGKEFSLLLIVLIGAIILLWAWDRTPFLATLLPPKPQLQLQIFQEPSPIAEDTETKGHQVVEGGKNGSVESFIVTETKGKHSDYEAEHISKGKEQALDFTETESSANASSSVTNPEVQDYKVEESEENSSAKNSTKSEADENHNKIRGDEDLKENYQPGAPLDSAYTSPLQRGQAKKNFTTVAETEQEHISEGKEQVLDFTATESSANASSSVTNPEVQDNKVEESEENSSAKNSTKSEADEKHQKIRGDKDVKENYQLGGSIDSANTSFLQGGQAKNFTTIVVTEQEHISKGKDQALDFTATESSANASSSVTNTEVQDSKVEELEENSSANNSTKSKGDEKHSKVRGDEDVKENYQLGAPIDSANTSFLQGGQAKKNFTTIVVTEQACNYAKGKWVVDDSRPLYSGFDCKQWLAPMWACRLMQRTDFSYEKLRWQPKSCEMESFEGTKFLKRMQGRTLAFVGDSLGRQQFQSFMCMITGGKESPDVHDVGIEYGLAKPQGGVRPNGWAYRFPTTNTTVLYYWSACLCDLEPINIKNPVTDYAMHLDRPPSFLRQFLKKIDVLVLNTGHHWNRGKIKANRWVMHVGGKPNTNKKLAMIGDAKNFTIHSIIDWVNKQLPKNPQLKAFYRSISPRHFVNGDWNTGGSCDNTTPMSIGKEVLQDESSDYSAGRAVKGTGVKLLDVTALSQLRDEGHISSYSITATPGVQDCLHWCLPGVPDTWNEILFAQINSPEVQNE from the exons ATGAAAGGAGGAGGAGGGTTTTCAAGAATTTGGGGAAAAGAATTCTCTCTTCTACTGATTGTTTTAATTGGAgcaataattttattatgggCATGGGATAGGACTCCTTTTCTTGCTACTTTACTTCCACCTAAACCGCAATTGCAGTTGCAGATATTTCAAG AACCTTCTCCGATTGCAGAGGATACAGAAACAAAAGGTCACCAGGTTGTGGAAGGTGGAAAAAATGGCTCTGTAGAAAGTTTTATTGTGACAGAGACCAAAGGAAAGCATAGCGATTATGAAGCAGAGCATATTTCTAAAGGAAAAGAGCAGGCTCTGGATTTTACGGAAACAGAGTCTTCTGCAAATGCAAGCTCTTCTGTAACTAACCCCGAAGTTCAAGACTATAAGGTAGAGGAATCAGAAGAAAATAGCAGTGCTAAGAATTCTACGAAGTCTGAAGCAGATGAAAACCATAACAAGATCAGAGGAGATGAAGATCTGAAAGAAAATTATCAACCAGGGGCACCCTTAGATTCTGCATATACAAGCCCTTTACAGAGGGGACAAGCTAAGAAGAACTTTACAACGGTTGCTGAGACTGAGCAAg AACATATTTCTGAAGGAAAAGAGCAGGTTCTGGATTTTACGGCAACAGAGTCTTCTGCAAATGCAAGCTCTTCTGTAACTAACCCCGAAGTTCAAGACAATAAGGTAGAGGAATCAGAAGAAAATAGCAGTGCTAAGAATTCTACCAAGTCTGAAGCAGATGAAAAGCATCAAAAGATCAGAGGAGATAAAGATGTGAAAGAAAATTATCAACTAGGGGGATCCATAGATTCTGCAAATACAAGCTTTTTACAGGGGGGACAAGCTAAGAACTTTACCACTATTGTTGTGACTGAGCAAG AACATATTTCTAAAGGAAAAGACCAGGCTCTGGATTTTACGGCAACAGAGTCTTCTGCAAATGCGAGCTCTTCTGTAACTAACACCGAAGTTCAAGACAGTAAGGTAGAGGAATTAGAAGAAAATAGCAGTGCTAATAATTCTACCAAGTCTAAAGGAGATGAAAAGCATAGCAAGGTCAGAGGAGATGAAGATGTGAAAGAAAATTATCAACTAGGGGCACCCATAGATTCTGCAAATACAAGCTTTTTACAGGGGGGACAAGCTAAAAAGAACTTTACTACTATTGTTGTGACTGAGCAAG CCTGTAATTACGCAAAAGGAAAATGGGTCGTTGATGATAGCCGACCTTTGTATTCTGGGTTTGATTGTAAACAATGGCTGGCTCCAATGTGGGCCTGTCGGTTGATGCAACGTACAGATTTTTCTTATGAAAAGCTACGGTGGCAACCAAAGAGCTGTGAAATGGAGTCGTTTGAAGGGACTAAATTCTTGAAGAG GATGCAAGGGAGGACTCTAGCTTTTGTTGGAGATTCACTAGGAAGACAGCAATTCCAGTCTTTTATGTGCATGATCACGGGTGGAAAGGAGAGTCCTGATGTACATGATGTAGGAATTGAGTATGGACTTGCCAAACCTCAGGGTGGTGTCCGCCCTAATGGGTGGGCCTATCGGTTTCCAACTACCAATACTACTGTTCTTTATTACTGGTCAGCTTGCCTTTGTGACTTGGAACCTATCAATATCAAAAACCCAGTCACTGATTATGCCATGCATCTTGATCGGCCACCTTCATTTTTGCGCcagtttcttaaaaaaatagacGTCCTTGTTCTCAATACTGGGCATCACTGGAATCGTGGGAAGATCAAGGCAAATCGCTGGGTCATGCATGTGGGTGGAAAGCCTAACACCAACAAGAAGTTAGCAATGATTGGGGATGCCAAAAATTTCACAATCCACAGTATTATTGACTGGGTGAATAAGCAGCTCCCGAAAAATCCACAATTAAAAGCCTTCTACCGGAGCATCTCACCAAGACATTTTGTTAACGGCGACTGGAACACTGGAGGAAGCTGCGACAACACAACCCCTATGTCCATAGGGAAGGAGGTTTTGCAAGATGAATCTAGTGATTATAGTGCTGGCCGTGCAGTTAAGGGGACGGGAGTTAAGCTCTTGGACGTAACAGCTTTGTCCCAACTCAGAGATGAGGGTCACATATCAAGTTATAGCATTACTGCCACACCGGGAGTGCAGGATTGCTTACATTGGTGTCTACCCGGTGTTCCTGATACATGGAATGAAATCCTTTTCGCACAAATTAATTCGCCAGAAGTGCAGAATGAATAA
- the LOC126669457 gene encoding uncharacterized protein LOC126669457 — MAEEFGRSVEDGVKLSKRLFYGKDRAVAPPKPVVYMEKSSESYLPTAPMVYAVISDPGIVDNPDMPSYQPHVHGRCDPPALIPLQMNKIELEADSYLDSAVVRVNGSWRVHCVMGSKCCDCRIAIPMGEQGSVLGVEVEVPRKSYYTALITIDDIRDMEKEGRPENGGFLTPRIFTLTIPKVDGGSSISIKVSWIQKLSYHEGEFSLTVPFNFPEYVTPAVKKIPKKEKILLNVNSGTGTEVMCKMTSHPLKQLKREAGILSYLYESEVLTWTDSDFAVSYSVSSNHVFGGVILQSPSVHDIDQREMFCVYLFPGVQSNLKVFKKEIIFVVDISGSMEGMPLEGTKNALSGALNELDRKDSFNIIAFNGETYSFSSSMELATETAVERAVEWMNLNFIAGGNTNILVPLNQAMEMFSNSGGSFPLIFLVTDGAVEDERHICDSMKKYLTGKGPICPRIHTFGIGTYCNHYFLQMLATISRGNYDAAYDVGSVETRMQKLFSRSLSPVLANVRMDTLDDLKDVEVYPSYIPDLSSECPLIISGRYRGNAPETCKAKGISGDLSNCVVDLKIQKAKDMPFDKIFAKQQIDLLTAQAWFSEDDRLQEKVAKMSIQTGIVSEYTRLTFIDMDRGNEAIESPTAHKLVHKTDSPTKGQRRILLQNLGVGFGNLGATAENRPPGAEEQKLPEAAEIMIKATLNCCGRMCDHCCCMCCVQCCSRMNDQCAIVLTQLFTALACFGCLECCSLCCCGGD, encoded by the exons atGGCAGAGGAGTTTGGAAGATCCGTAGAAGATGGAGTCAAGTTGTCAAAACGGTTATTTTACGGCAAAGACAGAGCGGTGGCGCCGCCAAAACCGGTGGTGTACATGGAAAAATCATCGGAGTCTTATTTACCGACAGCTCCTATGGTTTATGCAGTGATTTCAGATCCGGGTATTGTGGATAACCCGGATATGCCTAGCTACCAGCCTCACGTGCATGGCAGGTGTGATCCACCTGCACTTATTCCTCTTCAGATGAACAAAATAGAGCTGGAGGCTGATTCTTATTTGGATTCTGCTGTTGTTCGGGTTAACGGGTCATGGAGAGTCCATTGTGTTATGGGTAGCAAGTGTTGTGATTGTAGAATTGCTATTCCTATGGGAGAACAA GGTTCAGTTCTAGGTGTTGAGGTGGAGGTTCCTAGAAAGTCTTATTATACTGCATTAATTACAATTGATGACATAAGAGACATGGAGAAGGAAGGGAGACCTGAAAATGGCGGCTTTTTGACTCCTCGTATATTTACCCTCACAATACCGAAA GTTGATGGAGGCTCTAGTATATCAATTAAAGTTAGTTGGATACAGAAATTATCGTATCATGAAGGCGAGTTCTCATTGACTGTGCCATTTAATTTTCCTGAGTATGTTACACCTGCTGTGAagaaaatacctaaaaaggaaAAGATACTATTGAATGTAAATTCTGGCACCGGTACTGAAGTTATGTGCAAGATGACCAGTCATCCATTGAAG CAATTAAAACGTGAAGCAGGGATATTAAGTTACTTGTATGAATCAGAAGTTCTGACTTGGACAGATAGTGACTTTGCTGTCTCATATTCT GTATCTTCAAATCATGTATTTGGCGGTGTGATTTTGCAATCTCCTTCAGTGCATGATATTGATCAAAGAGAGATGTTCTGTGTCTATCTTTTCCCGGGGGTTCAATCAAATTTGAAG gTGTTCAAGAAAGAGATAatatttgttgttgatataaGTGGCAGCATGGAAGGAATGCCACTTGAGGGAACAAAGAATGCATTATCTGGAGCTCTCAATGAGCTTGATCGAAAAgattcatttaatattatagCTTTTAATGGAGAGACTTATTCATTTTCTTCATCAATGGAGTTGGCTACTGAGACAGCAGTTGAAAGGGCCGTTGAGTGGATGAATCTGAACTTCATTGCAGGGGGCAATACAAATATCTTGGTTCCTCTAAATCAG GCAATGGAGATGTTTTCAAATTCTGGTGGTTCTTTTCCTCTCATTTTTCTCGTCACTGATGGGGCTGTTGAAGATGAAAGACACATTTGTGATTCAATGAAAAAATATCTAACCGGCAAAGGACCGATATGTCCACGTATACACACTTTTGGCATAG GTACATACTGTAATCATTATTTCCTGCAAATGCTTGCAACAATTAGCAGAGGGAATTATGATGCTGCATATGATGTAG GTTCAGTCGAGACTCGAATGCAGAAGTTATTCAGCAGAAGTCTATCCCCTGTTCTTGCAAACGTGAGAATGGACACATTGGATGATCTTAAAGATGTTGAG GTGTACCCCTCTTATATCCCGGACCTTTCATCTGAATGCCCGTTGATTATTTCTGGAAGATACCGTGGAAACGCCCCTGAAACTTGTAAAGCAAAAGGCATTTCAGGAGATTTGAGCAATTGTGTTGTTGATTTAAAGATACAAAAGGCAAAAGATATGCCTTTCGACAAG ATTTTTGCAAAGCAACAAATTGATCTGCTCACAGCCCAGGCATGGTTTTCAGAAGATGACAGACTCCAAGAGAAG GTTGCCAAAATGAGCATACAAACTGGAATCGTGTCGGAATATACTCGTTTAACATTCATTGATATGGACAGAGGAAATGAAGCCATAGAATCACCTACAGCTCATAAA TTAGTCCACAAAACTGATTCTCCAACAAAAGGGCAGAGAAGAATATTACTCCAAAACTTAGGAGTTGGCTTTGGCAATTTGGGCGCAACAGCAGAAAACAGGCCTCCTGGGGCTGAAGAACAAAAGTTACCTGAAGCTGCTGAAATCATGATTAAGGCAACTTTAAATTGCTGTGGAAGAATGTGCGACCATTGCTGCTGTATGTGCTGCGTCCAGTGTTGCTCCAGGATGAATGATCAATGCGCAATTGTATTAACACAGCTTTTCACTGCTCTTGCATGTTTTGGCTGCCTAGAGTGCTGTTCTCTGTGCTGTTGCGGTGGTGATTGA